The sequence CTCTGGCTCCATGCAAATTTTCGcgaattaagaataaaatgatGGGAAAAGGCGGAAATAGTCTCGCTGTACATTAGCGCCATCTCGCCAAAAATTGCGGCTAAAATACGAAACAGGGAGGAAACCGCACTTGTTTATAATTCGAGATTATTCGAGATCGGCAAATTTTCCGgctataaattgtttattatttggcCGCAATTTGCTGACGAGGGATTTCTCGAGGAATTTGAACGAGTAAATTGCCAAATTCGAACATGAACGCCTTACGTTCGTGTGTTAAGACTGTTATTCTGGGTAAAGGAGTACGAACTTCGAATTACCAAGGTTAGaatctacaattttattttaaggcCTGGTCTACAATAGCTGGAGTAAGCAcggagtaagaagtaagagtAAGGTAATTTCCTTCTTCACTGTGATTGACTGAGCGTTAAGAAAAGCAGGAGTAGGAGTAAGACaagatgaaaattatttattttgcttacGCCTTTACACCAGCTTTCTTACACTGGATTAACTCTTTTACGCCTAGtcttaggccggtattcatagtcgggtcttatatttaagatcatcttaagtactgtcttaagatgccatcaaccaatcacagagccatattagcatcttaagacattgcttgagacgatctttaaataagactTGACTATGAATATAGGCCTTACTTCTTATTCCATGCTTATTCCAGCTATTGTAGACCAGGCCTAAAGAACAAAGTTGACAAGCACATTTGTCCGCAATTATAATTTCACGAATTTTTACCCTTTTGTGTCTGCCAGGACAGAGATTCATCAAAAGATTTGTAGCACCAACGCAAAAGGAAATAACCAAACGCAAGAGGAAGCTCGGTGAACAACCGGAGCCGAAACGTAGCACCTTTCTCGATTGGAATAGATCCGCGGAGGTTTACGCCTTCAACGAACGACTGTCCGAAAGTTTCGATACGGAAAAATTGGAGCAAGCCTTCACTCACAGGTCGTACATCATTCAAGAGGAGATGAGGCAGAAAGACATGGGAATAGAAGATCCCGTACTCACTGTACAAGACAACACTGAGTTTGTTAGGAAAGGCGATAAGCTCATATCGGAAATTGTGCAGAATTACTTGGGTCAAAGTTTACCACAGGCACCCGAGGATGTCATAAAGTATGTGCcataaaaaaatctacaaggataaatgttacatattgtaatattggaataattaacaattgatCGTGTAACTTTTAGCTCATTACACGACTACCTTCTTTCCGAGGAAATTCTGGCTGAAGCTGCTTCCCATATTGGAGCAAAAGATATCAT is a genomic window of Monomorium pharaonis isolate MP-MQ-018 chromosome 7, ASM1337386v2, whole genome shotgun sequence containing:
- the LOC105834733 gene encoding 39S ribosomal protein L44, mitochondrial yields the protein MNALRSCVKTVILGKGVRTSNYQGQRFIKRFVAPTQKEITKRKRKLGEQPEPKRSTFLDWNRSAEVYAFNERLSESFDTEKLEQAFTHRSYIIQEEMRQKDMGIEDPVLTVQDNTEFVRKGDKLISEIVQNYLGQSLPQAPEDVINSLHDYLLSEEILAEAASHIGAKDIILTEEHPVTQKTLADTFLALVTALAESVDVNHAANFVKDFLIVILAEKDLLEIWKPDQPVELLNDVLRKRNRSPAEPRLIGHAGQNTLLVTYHVAMYSDKEFLGSGFGQTIQEAKDVTAINILGRIFGIIESSKPLQFNKTTNLAL